DNA from Daucus carota subsp. sativus chromosome 1, DH1 v3.0, whole genome shotgun sequence:
AGGGGGTTTGAAATTTCTTTCTGTTGGGTCCAAGTAGTGATCAGAGCAACTATGCTAGTACTAGTGTTGTTAAATCAAGTCCAGACGTCCGATGCAATATCTTGGGATCGCTATTTCACTGTAAAATGACTCTCTCATAAGGGAACATAAGAGGTTTTGTTCGTGTCACCAGACATAAAAAATTATGCAATGCTCAGTAACTCGAGATTCTCAGTCGAATCAAATATAACAGATCCAGTTCAGACAGTTAAATCTCGCTTAAATTAGCACTAAGCCTCTAGGCTCTAGCCATACAAATCATGAGGATCAGATTCCAGCAGAAGGCGATGACTCGTTATGATAAAAGTGAGAGACAATGGTAAAGGAGTCACCACTAGTGGTGTGTTGCTTTTTCTTGTTCGATATACGTATCTTTTCATTTACTTATAAATACTGGACTTCACTTAACTTCTAATGCATTCACCAAAGATCTACGCTATAAACTATTTAGGTTTTAGACAGCCTTACTGCATACTCAATGGAGTTTAATCTCTTCCGTTTCTTTGCACTTCTTTCAGTAAGTTACTCTCCACCAATTTCTGGGAATTCACTCTTAAGTTCACGGATATAGCCAAGTTCACTACAAACAATTTTTAACTACAGAGCCTAGGACTTAACAAAGTTACTAAAGTACAAATAAAATTCACCAATAACTCATATACGACGAGCTGGTTTCTAAGCTACGTGTTTAATCACACACAGATATACATTTGTGTGTTTGTGACTGTCTTTATGATTATACTGCAGGTAGCATTTGTGGCAAGTCACGCAGCTCGAACTTTTGAAGATTACTGGAGATCAGTTTTGCCAGACACTCCGATGCCTAAATCCATTAGTGGACTTCTTCAATCTCCTGGTTAGTGAACTTCTTAATCCTAATCTTTCAACTTTCAATATTCAAAGAGCACAGGTACAAGAACATATTTTAAACACAAAATAACTAGGTTTTACAATAACCTAGTCTATGTATCTCCTGCTTCCACAGATCAGCACACCGGCAAAGGTGACATAGTAGTCAAGTCGGAGAACAAAGGAAAGCCTGTTTACGTTGGAGTCAATCCGGTCCTAAGCCCCTTCGACTATCTTTATGCTGCCTCTGTAAATCAGCTTCATAGTAATCCCAATGTAGCCCTCTTTTTCTTAGAAGAAGATTTACTCCAAGGAGCCGACATGAATCTACATTTTACCAAGTCCACTACTCCAACACATTTCTTGCCTCAAAACATTGCGGACTCGATCCCATTCTCGTCCATTAAACTACCAGAAATACTAAGTAAATTTTCCATAAAACAGAACACATTAGAATCAGAAACAATAAAGAACACAATCAGTGAATGTGAAGCGCCAGGAATCAAAGGCGAAGAGAAGTACTGTGCAACGTCACTGGAGAAAATGATCGAGTTCACCACTTCTAGATTGGGGAAAAAAGTGAAGGCACTGTCTACAGATGTTGAAAAAGAGAGTGAAATGCAGAAGTATAGAATTCTTGGATCAGAAAAATTGGGAGAAAAGGTCGTGGTTTGTCACAAGCAAAACTACGCATATGCTGTGTTTTATTGCCACAAAACAAACAACGTTAAGGCATATACAGTTTTCCTTGTTGGAAATGATGGAACAAAAGCGAAAGCAGCAGCTATTTGCCACACAGATACTTCCTCTTGGAATCCTAAACATTTGGCGTTTCAGGCGCTCAATGTTAAGCCCGGAACTGCTCCAGTTTGCCATTTTCTTCCTGAGGATCATCTCGTTTGGGTTCCATATTAAATATTTCTGCTTGAAatagttatatacttatatgtgaTGTGTTATAAGCTTTCCTTTTAAACTGTTTATGATCTTGAAGTAATGAAGCGCCAGCTGCTGCGTGATCATGTAAACCTTATACATGACGTTTGTCTGCACTTTTTATGTGTAAGGATTGTACTTATAAGAACGGATCCACGATCCATTCACTGGCTATAATAATATCAGTTCACGTATTTAATCAGGTTCATGCCTTTTTCCAAGTTCGTGCCTTTTGCCATTATAATTTAGTACATTCTCCGAAACACAACTATTTCAGGAttggaaaataatttatagtaCATTCTTCGGAAAAGTTGGTCTTGCATATGTATTGCCATTAAGTCTGTGTGAGCCTGAGGCTGAGAGCCAAGAAGCCTCAACTGTGGAAGTACTTAAAGTAGTCATCAGATGTTGGTGATATGTTGTTTTCATGCTtcccagaaaaaaaatatagggaatttatcaaatatactactttttaggattttatttgcaaaaataccatcttcctaaattaattgcatatttactaaactaagtttctaaattgcaaaaatactacccctccccctgcaactaaatgcaacctcatatgcaactaaatgcctgatTTCAACTTCCatttttcaaatgtcattttcgacctcatccttggaatccatatatatatatatatatatatatatatatatatatatatatatatatatatatatatatatatatatatatatatatgctgaaaatctggtcgaaaatgacatttggagactggaacttgaaatcaggcatttagttgcattcagttgcatttggttgcattcagttgattctattttgatctaatggccccgccaggagcacccatacatcagttgtaatttacagttttcagttgcatttagttgcttatgagattgcatattcagttgaatattgcccctgcggggcctgcAACCCAAATCCACCACAATATCACCCCACCCTAAAAAAATTCAGTTACtcatgaggttgcattcagttgattctattttgatctaatggccccgccaggggcacccatacatcaattgtaacttacagttttcagttgcatatgagattgcattcaaccatatgcaacctcTTATGCAACTGCAACTCCTGATTTTAAGTTCCAGTTCTCGAATGTCATTTTCAACCTCATCCTTGgagtccatatatatatatatggactcCAAGGATGAGGTCAAAAATGACATTCGAGAACTGGAACTTAAAATCAGGCATTCAGTTGCAcgtggttgcattcagttgcagaagggaggggtagtatttttgcaatttagaaacttagtgTAGTAAAATTGCAAATAGCTATTATTGAGAAaagtaaatttgcaaaaatttatttttttcctatatatttatgaaaaaaccccAAAAATATACTACTAGAATAATCATATAATGTTGTTGAAATGCTGTTTTTCAATCGAGTTCACACTTAGAAAACAATTGAACTTGAAAATGTTGTACCAGAACACGGTAATGAATCTAAACATACCGAAAGAATTGCAAAGCAACCGAAGAGATTGAACTCCATAGGATGGGATTAGACCTTTGCTGAATGCATGAGAGGAAGTGTCTTAGTACTCAGGAGTAAGCGTCTGAGCTCAGATATCTTGACAACCAGACTATAAGATCGTATATTTCAAATCTATTTTAcagatttttagaaatttttccaGCAACCTATCTTTTAATTTATCTACCAACATTTTATATTTGCTTTGTTTTTTAGCTTGAAAGAAAAAGCTATCCACTGTTAATTCTGCGCCAATAACATACGAGTTGAAGTGTTGGAAACGTaaaactttaattttattttatgatcgATTATTGAATAAAACTAAAGTTTGGAcatctatattaaaatttatgtcaCCAGAGTCTCAACTAAATTTGAGGCTATAAGCGAGATTTTAGTATGAGGTCTTTTCATAAatagaaatattattatattttatttaatatattaaaatatataatatttgtaataaattatcatgtaaaatttattctttgtttttaaaatagGGTATATTTTAGGTTATCATAaaataattacacataaaattatttataataacatgataattaaaatattcacaTTTTACCCAAAATTTGTACATCATTTTATATAGTTCTTTTTATTTATCGTTAGGTTAATTGGTATCTAAATATTACATTTAAActagttaaatataaaaaaatatttagcacaaaagataaaaatcacataatttataataacttaaaatttttgaaaaataaaaataatatattaaacaataaattttattacaaagtACTTActacacatatcactaaaaaaattaaaatcatttgattaatctgattctcatttttttaaaattatttttaattatatttattagcatttcatgttatatatattttcttttcaaagtataataatccatatttattttagatattttgtttttcttattattatataaaaatatataattttaaaaattttgagggCTCTTCTGGAGTTGGCCCTGAGCTGCCACTTTTAGCATTACTGTTAAGAGTCTCTGCATGAGCCGTGAGGCCTTGTATCAGAATCCACAGTGCTTATTAACAGTCCAAGTCAGACTCGATTTGTACAAGCTCCGGAACAGTTCTACTGAGAAAAGAAAACTAAGCAGGGATGGATAAACTTTTGTACAAGCTCCGGAAGGAACAGTTCTACTGAGAAAAGAAAACTAAGCAGGAATGGATAAACTTTTTATCACTGGATAAACTTCTTATCACAATCTAATTCTGCTACCCAGAGTTCTAcccagagttcttgtaggaatCGGTTATTGAGTTCTCCATATAAACGCACGATAGAGTATTAGCTGCAGAAACGAAGCTAGAGAAACAGGGAGAGACTTGAGCGAAAATAAGGATGGGTTCATGCATGAAGGCTTTTGCATTATTTGTTTTCTTGTCATTGGCTGGTTTATCTCTGAGCGAGAGAGTTCAGGTAAAAGTAAGGAGTGTTACATCTATTGCAGAAActgataataattatatatgtgccACGATGGATTATGGGCCTTCTACCATGTGCAACTATGGGCAGTGTCCATGGCAAAAAGTTGGCATCCTTGAGTTGGTATATATCACTCTCTTTCTCGTGTTTGATTTGTTATGACCCGATTCTTCTGATGTGTAATAATTGTGTTGCATCTGTTTCTGAATGATTTTTCAGGATTTGAAGAACAAGATTCTTGCTAATGCCATCAAGGGTAAgttcttattttattagtttccaTGCACCAGGTGAAGTGTTGGAATAGATATTGAAGTTTTCTTATACTTAATTGTTGTGATGAACAATTGTTTGTTGGCTTCTCTAACTCATGAAATTTGAATCACGTGAAGCATTTAACCCCTTGAGGCTAAGAGTTGGGGGGTCATTGGAAGATCAGACGGTTTACAAAGTTGGATTGGTCACCAAATGTCCGCACTTCAAACACAACATGAATGTCCGACGTTTTGGAATGTCCAATGGCTGCATCAACATGGAAAGATGGGATCAGCTCAACCACTTCTTCAACGAAACTGGGTAACTTACTTCTGTTTGTGATTTTGCggtaatatatgaaatctggTAAAGCAACCAGTCTACATGACTACATCCCCAGTTAACCATAAAGAATACTCATGAGTCATAACATCGAGGCAAGTCTGGAACTAATTTGCTAAAGAAATTAGACATATGGTAATATATGGAATCTGGTAAAGTTTTTCAGGGGCAATATATGAATTTCAGGGTTTACCTAGGCAACAAAGTTTTTCTGAACTTTGAGATGAAAAGGACATAACCTTATAGAGCGCACAAAACATACACTAAAGTTTGTCTAGTTGTATTTAAGTATCTCAAACACAAGCATGTCTAACAAAAGATGTGTACTTCACTAAGCAGAAACATAGGACATACTGCATAACACGAAGAGTAGGGTCTGAGTCCTTGACAAACACATGTTACAACACATCAGACCACATCACACTTATTTACCACAGTCCTACATGCTCTGACAAGAGATTGCTATGCAACTTGAGCCTAATACTAATACACAAAACGTCTTTCAACTACCTTTTATTTATACGGAAGATTTTAATTGGTGAAGATTTTCGTGCATGCAAGGGGTCGTCATTATTAATAGGATTAGAGCCAATAAAAAACCGTCACCTAACTAAATAGTGTGTTTACATAGATAACTCAAAAGAGATTGTTTAACCATAAAAAACCCTTTATGGTTGATTTTACggtaatatatgaaatctggTAAAACATTGGTAATTACTGCAGGGCTAAAGTGACATTCGGTCTGAATGCTCTTCGCGGGAAGAAATTAGAGAACAAGAACAGCACACTTTGGGTAGGTAACTGGAACAAACTAAATGCCCAGGAGTTCATGAAGTACACCATCTCCAAAGGTTACAAGATTGATTCGTATGAACTTGGTCAGTAAAAGCAAACTTCATACCTTAATTATTTCATGGCACAAGCATATAGTGTTTACATGTTTGCGATTAGTTTTTAACAATGCAACTTGTATACAGGAAATGAGCTATCTGCATCTGGGGTTTTTGCAAGGGTTAATGCTGGACAATATGGAAAAGACATGATTATTCTTAGCAATCTTGTCAAAAAGCTGTATGCCAATTTTTCCGATCAGCCAAAAATTATAGGTCCTGGTGGCTTCTACGATAAGGAATGGTTTAATGAATTCCTTCGAGTTTCAGGACCAGGAATTGTTGATGGTTTAACCCACCATATCTATAATCTTGGTGCAGGTATATAATGTGACATGATTTTACATGTATAATAGTATAGTTTGTCCATTCCGAAAGCTAACTATCTAGTAATGTATGCAGGCGATGATCCAAAACTTATAAAAAGAGTTCAAGACCCCTTTTACCTGGACAAAATAGCTAAAACATTCAAAGATATTTCGGAATCAATTAAGCGATACGGGCCATGGAGTGGTGCATGGGTTGGAGAATCTGGGGGTGCTTACCATAGCGGTGGCAGAAATGTTTCTGATACATTTGCTGATGGTTTTTGGTATTTGGATCAGCTGGGCATGGCCTCTACTTTTGATCATAAAGTCTACTGCAGACAAGTTTTGATCGGAGGAAACTATGGTCTTCTTAATACAACCACATTTGCCCCTAACCCCGATTACTATGGGTAAGCAGTCATTATACATTTATGTTTTAATCTCCATCCTCACAATGTTTTATGTGTAATTTGTTCTCTCCCTTTTTTTTTCTAACAGCGCGCTGTTGTGGCATCGCCTCATGGGACCTAGAGTTCTTCAAGTCAGTCATGATGGATCTCCTTATTTGCGTTCATACGCGCATTGTTCCAAAGATTCTGTGAGTTTATTCTTACGTTGGtacattatttacaaatttcTAGTAAAAGGCAATGTTTATGGAAAATTTGACATGTATTATGTATGTCTGCAGGAAAGAGGTGACATAACGGTGCTTCTGATAAATTTGTCAAACTCTACCAGTTTTGTAGTGAATACTGTGAATGATCTAAATCTTTACCCAAGTGAACATATCGAGAGCTTCCCACCAAGAGAAGAGTACCATCTGACACCAGAAGGCGGCAACATTCAAAGCCAAGTAGTTTTATTGAATGATACACCATTGAAGCTGACAAAGACGATGGAGATCCCAAATCTAAATCCAGCATTGGTGTCTCCACTCGAACCTATCAAAGTTGCACCTCATTCTTTTGTCTTTGCAGTCCTAAGAGGTTTTGGTGCTCCTGCTTGTTCTTCTTCTTAAGTCTTCTTAAGTGGTAGACGAGACTGTTATGTTTTAAAAGAGAATTAGATACATAGGTTTTCATATGATTAATTAGGAGTAAAGTAAGACTTTCGGCAGTTAGGTTATTGGTTATGAGCTATTTGATTGATGTCAGTTTAATTTACTGATTACAATAGTATTTTACAAAAgctatatattttgattgtgtTGAAGTGGGAATGGAATTTCTTTCTCTTGTCCAAGCAGGGATAAGAGAAACTATATATGCTGGTGACTAGTGTTGTTAAATCagatatataatcatatttcaTTGCTAATGCTATGAACAAATTGTGACCCATCACAGGTTCTCAATTCTCATCAGTATACATACACTGATGAGTAATGTACCTGATATGGCTtagcattaaaaaaaatttgttcatgACTCCAGACATTTAAAATTGATGCAATCTTTAGTAATTTGAAATTCTTTGAGTCCTAAATATAACAGATTTAGTTCAAAAACTTCTCAATTAGATCAGTGTTTCAAATCGAGTCTGACTTGGATATGtattttcaagaaaatcaaaattgatgtgtatttagaaaaatattctgcAAGAAAAATGTTTAATGTGTCCTGTTCTTCCTCCTCGATTTTTTGTATCTGATATTTGGATACTACTATGTCTACTGTCATATCACTCCACTTCTGGTACAAACTCAAGGCATGTTCATAAATAAGTAGTTGTTTCTTCATATATATGATGACTGGAAGTACTTAATCATAGTAACAAAAACATCTTAAACGACATCGGATCTTTTGAGAGTATCGTGATGAAAAAAAGTGCGCCAAACTAGTTAGGGGACTTGGTGCAATGTAATGGAGTCTGCAATGTTTCGAGGCAAGAAAGAACTGTGTTGGAGTAGCCGAGTAGGGGACTTGGTGCAACGTAGATTCATGGTTGTTCCTTGGTGTAAATCTTTTTCCAAGAAAAAGAGGGATGTACTTGTATCATCGAAAACCTGCTCTGCCAAGGCACCATTATAAAAGAATACAAATGGTTCCTTATTATCATCACAGATAGCGTTTGTGGCAAGTCATGCAGCTCAATCTTCTGAAAATTACTAGAGATCAGTTTTGCAAACACTCCCATGCCTAAATCCATTAGCGAACTTCTGAAAAGGTGATTGCAGTGTCAACAGACGTTGAAAAAGAGGGTGCACTGCAGAAGTAAACACAATTCTTGGATCAAAACAACTGGGAGAAAAAACTGTAGTATGCCACAGGCAAAACTACGTCAATGCTGTGTTTTATTGTCACAAAATAAACAATGTTAAGGCATATGCAGTTTCACTTGTTGGCGATGATGGAGCAAAAGCGAGGGCAGCTGTTATTTTGTCACCTGATACTTGGACTTGGAATCCTCAACATATCCTTGAAAACGATAGTGTGGTCTGGGTTCCATATTAGATATCTTCTGTTCTGTGTTAGTGTTGCGTGTTTTTATCTTTCTCATGGAGGC
Protein-coding regions in this window:
- the LOC108205188 gene encoding BURP domain-containing protein 3; protein product: MEFNLFRFFALLSVAFVASHAARTFEDYWRSVLPDTPMPKSISGLLQSPDQHTGKGDIVVKSENKGKPVYVGVNPVLSPFDYLYAASVNQLHSNPNVALFFLEEDLLQGADMNLHFTKSTTPTHFLPQNIADSIPFSSIKLPEILSKFSIKQNTLESETIKNTISECEAPGIKGEEKYCATSLEKMIEFTTSRLGKKVKALSTDVEKESEMQKYRILGSEKLGEKVVVCHKQNYAYAVFYCHKTNNVKAYTVFLVGNDGTKAKAAAICHTDTSSWNPKHLAFQALNVKPGTAPVCHFLPEDHLVWVPY
- the LOC108198601 gene encoding heparanase-like protein 1; its protein translation is MNVRRFGMSNGCINMERWDQLNHFFNETGAKVTFGLNALRGKKLENKNSTLWVGNWNKLNAQEFMKYTISKGYKIDSYELGNELSASGVFARVNAGQYGKDMIILSNLVKKLYANFSDQPKIIGPGGFYDKEWFNEFLRVSGPGIVDGLTHHIYNLGAGDDPKLIKRVQDPFYLDKIAKTFKDISESIKRYGPWSGAWVGESGGAYHSGGRNVSDTFADGFWYLDQLGMASTFDHKVYCRQVLIGGNYGLLNTTTFAPNPDYYGALLWHRLMGPRVLQVSHDGSPYLRSYAHCSKDSERGDITVLLINLSNSTSFVVNTVNDLNLYPSEHIESFPPREEYHLTPEGGNIQSQVVLLNDTPLKLTKTMEIPNLNPALVSPLEPIKVAPHSFVFAVLRGFGAPACSSS